One Primulina huaijiensis isolate GDHJ02 chromosome 8, ASM1229523v2, whole genome shotgun sequence genomic region harbors:
- the LOC140982283 gene encoding 65-kDa microtubule-associated protein 3-like isoform X1, producing the protein MLKGESNWLTQMGTTCDSLLNELQIIWDEVGESDAERDRLLLELEQECLEAYRRKVDQANRGRAQLRKDIADAEAELAAICSAMGERPVHIRQSDHIPANLKAELRAILPQIEEMRKRKLDRKNLFVQVLEKIQCIKNEINGSMGFASVNTIMDETDLSLRKLDELQKELQVLHEEKNGRLKLVMDHMNCLYSLCSVLGLDFKHTVNEIHPSLGDSEASKNINSDTIKQLGIAIQRLRETKIHRMQQLQDLTTSLLELWNLMDTPIEEQQLFQKATCNVASSEDEITEPDMLSTDFITYVKTEVSRLEELKVSKMKELVLKKKAELEDICRKTHLIVESDSTVDIAVDAIESGAVDAAYVLEQIELQIARVKEEALGRKEILEKVEKWKAACEEESWLEEYNRDDNRYNAGRGTHLTLKRAERARALVNKLPAMVDALASKTIAWENEKGVDFVYDGVRLLSMLEGYTLLRQEKELEHKRQRDQKKLQGQLLTEQEALYGSKPSPMKNQNVKKAPRLSCGGASNRRLSLGGHMLQTPKSDDMPHSAKATPNTRNAKRRDRTNQDRKRDDGFSTLSSGSFLDVSGRIAMEITCHPVKKNSLNSSNAREIESPIMRKPFSPISSMDSSKFNATNTMEDLNKKYVMSQKILAPFSTPSKMISTTDEENRTPQTIAAAVPSTPSTISVPMKMAITPAPSVAKSVEEEIEYSFEERRAGFLLTRSRQMNVIQA; encoded by the exons ATGCTGAAGGGTGAAAGCAACTGGCTTACACAAATGGGAACAACGTGTGACTCTCTTCTGAATGAACTCCAG ATAATATGGGATGAAGTGGGGGAATCTGATGCTGAAAGGGACAGATTGTTACTTGAACTTGAACAAGAATGTTTAGAGGCCTACAGAAGGAAAGTGGATCAAGCAAACAGGGGCAGAGCTCAGCTGCGGAAAGATATTGCTGATGCCGAAGCAGAGCTTGCAGCCATCTGCTCGGCAATGGGAGAGCGGCCAGTACACATTAGGCAG TCTGATCACATCCCAGCAAATTTGAAGGCTGAACTCAGAGCAATTCTTCCACAGATAGAGGAGATGCGGAAGAGGAAATTGGATCGCAAAAATCTATTTGTACAGGTCCTGGAGAAGATACAGTGTATTAAGAATGAAATCAATGGGTCAATGGGATTTGCTTCTGTTAACACTATAATGGATGAAACTGATTTGTCTTTAAGAAAGCTTGATGAATTGCAGAAAGAGCTGCAGGTTCTTCACGAAGAAAAG AATGGACGCCTGAAGCTGGTGATGGACCACATGAATTGTTTATACTCACTGTGCTCAGTCCTTGGCCTAGATTTCAAGCATACAGTCAATGAGATTCATCCAAGTTTGGGGGATTCTGAAGCTTCAAAAAATATTAACAGTGACACAATAAAACAGTTGGGGATTGCTATACAAAGACTGCGAGAGACCAAAATTCACAGAATGCAGCAG TTGCAAGATCTCACAACTTCACTTCTGGAGCTTTGGAATTTGATGGACACGCCCATTGAAGAGCAACAGCTATTTCAGAAAGCTACGTGCAACGTAGCTTCTTCAGAAGATGAGATAACCGAGCCAGACATGCTTTCTACTGACTTTATTACTTAT GTCAAAACAGAAGTTTCTCGATTGGAAGAGTTGAAAGTGAGCAAAATGAAGGAGCTTGTTTTGAAAAAGAAGGCAGAGCTAGAAGATATTTGTAGGAAAACACATTTAATCGTAGAATCAGATAGCACAGTGGACATTGCCGTAGATGCTATTGAATCTG gagcagttgatgCTGCTTATGTACTTGAACAAATTGAGCTTCAAATAGCTAGAGTTAAAGAAGAGGCTCTTGGCAGGAAGGAAATTCTTGAAAAGGTTGAGAAGTGGAAGGCTGCATGTGAGGAAGAGAGCTGGCTTGAGGAGTATAATAGG GATGATAACCGTTATAATGCTGGGAGAGGTACTCATCTTACCCTGAAACGAGCTGAAAGAGCTCGCGCCTTGGTCAATAAACTTCCAG CGATGGTGGATGCATTGGCTTCAAAAACAATAGCATGGGAAAATGAAAAGGGAGTTGACTTTGTTTATGATGGC GTTCGTCTGCTTTCAATGCTTGAAGGGTATACACTTTTACGGCAAGAAAAAGAACTTGAGCACAAAAGACAGAGA GATCAGAAAAAACTTCAGGGACAGTTGCTGACGGAGCAAGAAGCTCTTTATGGTTCAAAACCAAGCCCTATGAAGAACCAGAATGTTAAGAAAGCTCCACGATTGTCATGTGGTGGTGCAAGCAATAGGAGACTCTCTCTTGGAGGACATATGCTACAAACTCCAAAGTCTGATGATATGCCACATTCTGCAAAAGCTACTCCTAATACACGTAATGCTAAAAGAAGGGATCGTACAAACCAAGACCGAAAAAGGGATGATGGATTTTCAACTCTCTCGTCTGGTTCGTTTCTGGATGTATCTG GGAGGATAGCTATGGAAATAACTTGTCATCCAGTAAAAAAGAACTCCCTGAACTCATCAAATGCTCGTGAAATAGAGTCGCCAATTATGCGAAAACCATTTTCTCCCATTTCTTCCATGGATTCCTCAAAGTTCAACGCAACAAATACAATGGAAGACCTGAACAAAAAATACGTGATGTCACAGAAGATACTCGCACCGTTTAGTACTCCTTCCAAAATGATTTCTACCACTGATGAAGAGAATAGAACTCCCCAAACAATTGCTGCAGCAGTACCTTCAACACCTTCAACTATATCTGTCCCAATGAAGATGGCCATAACACCCGCTCCATCTGTGGCCAAGTCagttgaagaagaaatcgaATACTCTTTTGAGGAGAGGAGAGCTGGATTTCTGTTGACCAGATCACGTCAAATGAATGTGATACAAGCCTAG
- the LOC140983068 gene encoding AT-hook motif nuclear-localized protein 1-like, translated as MEEKEGLNGFGVTLKGDEAPQSYMVEPRVENTSQYGCGSTAQPLTEATPENVAAPPTGMKKRGRPRKYAPDGSIVALSPMPISASIPLSGDFSAWKQSGVRKVNTFKKKNKLELGNPGATMAYSVGGGFTPHVITVNAGEDVTMKIISFSQQGSRAICILAANGAVSNVTLRQPDSSGGTMTYEGHFELLSLTGSFMPNDNGFTKSRTGGMSVSLAGPDGRVLGGSLAGMLVAAGSVQVVIGSFLPGHQLEQKPKKPNRENTIAFTPSSTNPMSQERYEVSFNGPNPNLTPPVSFLGNNLSSINSIQGSKITDIDNNDSLFGEDSEEHSHEITC; from the exons ATGGAGGAAAAAGAAGGGTTGAATGGTTTTGGGGTTACACTGAAAGGTGATGAAGCTCCCCAGAGCTACATGGTAGAGCCAAGGGTTGAAAATACTAGCCAATATGGTTGTGGATCGACTGCTCAGCCTCTCACGGAGGCAACGCCGGAAAATGTGGCGGCGCCACCAACGGGGATGAAGAAGAGAGGAAGACCGAGAAAGTACGCACCAGATGGTTCTATCGTGGCACTGTCACCTATGCCAATTTCAGCTTCAATTCCGCTCTCCGGCGATTTTTCAGCCTGGAAACAGAGTGGGGTCCGAAAAGTGAACACtttcaagaagaaaaataaGTTGGAATTGGGGAATCCAG GGGCAACGATGGCTTATTCAGTTGGTGGGGGTTTTACACCCCATGTCATCACTGTTAATGCTGGCGAG GATGTTACTATGAAGATAATATCCTTTTCTCAGCAAGGGTCTAGAGCCATTTGCATTCTTGCTGCAAATGGTGCTGTCTCTAATGTTACCCTGCGTCAACCTGATTCTTCAGGCGGTACTATGACATACGAG GGGCATTTTGAATTACTATCTCTGACGGGTTCGTTTATGCCAAATGACAATGGATTCACGAAAAGCAGAACCGGTGGGATGAGCGTCTCTCTGGCAGGTCCTGATGGCCGTGTATTGGGGGGAAGCCTGGCTGGCATGCTGGTAGCAGCAGGCTCTGTTCAG gTTGTAATCGGCAGCTTTCTTCCAGGGCACCAGCTGGAGCAGAAGCCAAAGAAACCAAATCGTGAGAACACCATAGCATTTACCCCCAGCTCCACCAACCCTATGTCCCAAGAAAGATATGAAGTATCCTTCAACGGGCCGAATCCAAATCTGACACCCCCAGTCTCCTTCCTAGGGAACAACTTGTCTTCAATAAACTCCATACAAGGCTCCAAGATCACAGACATTGATAACAACGATTCATTATTTGGCGAAGATTCTGAAGAGCATAGCCACGAAATAACTTGCTGA
- the LOC140983576 gene encoding putative pectinesterase/pectinesterase inhibitor 24, whose translation MVPINPYDKLDEAEQERLVARRKTRRRIAIIVMSSIVLVAVVVATVVGVSETNNKKSGAEDTSLSSPIKAMCNLTLYPDSCYNSMVPLMKSNNFKPQDFFKLSVQVAIDELAKASTNFAENVSKKFNITDNSTLSAIETCEELFSLSLDHLNNSISTKNTNLLEAFDDLQTWLSSAGTYQKTCMDELENASNEVKIFTNGNFKNSNEYTSNSLAIFSSFESIATMGSIGRRRLLNLDDAPEWLSFGDRRLLQTKSSSIKPDAVVAKDGSGHYKTIKAALKAVPDKSKNRFVIYVKKGVYYENVKVEKSKWNVMMFGDGEKVTIVSGSLNVIDGTPTFQSATFAVLGQGFMARDMGFRNNAGPAKHQAVALMSTADYSIFYRCTMDAFQDTLYVHSNRQFYSQCNIYGTVDFIFGNSAVVIQNCSILPKKPMPGQQNTITAQGKFDPNQNTGISIQNCNITPAASLAGVSSYLGRPWKNYSTTVYIGNSIGSFIDPKGWLPWVGTTAPSTIYYAEFQNSGPGAVTKNRVNWKGLKLNLNAGQVKKFTVGPFIQGDKWIPATGVTYKSGL comes from the exons ATGGTTCCCATCAACCCTTATGACAAGCTCGACGAGGCCGAACAAGAAAGGCTAGTCGCAAGAAGGAAAACGCGCAGAAGAATCGCAATCATTGTCATGTCTTCCATCGTTCTTGTCGCCGTCGTGGTAGCAACCGTGGTAGGAGTTTCAGAAACCAACAACAAGAAATCTGGAGCCGAAGATACGTCGCTTTCGTCACCTATCAAGGCCATGTGCAACCTTACATTGTATCCCGATTCATGTTACAACAGCATGGTACCATTGATGAAATCTAACAATTTCAAGCCTCAAGATTTTTTCAAATTATCAGTCCAAGTGGCTATAGATGAACTCGCCAAAGCCTCCACGAATTTCGCCGAAAATGTCAGCAAAAAGTTCAATATCACAGATAATTCTACACTCTCCGCTATAGAAACCTGTGAAGAACTGTTCTCACTCTCTCTAGATCACCTCAACAACTCCATATCCACGAAAAACACAAATCTGCTCGAAGCATTCGATGACTTGCAAACATGGTTAAGTTCTGCAGGAACTTATCAGAAAACATGCATGGATGAATTGGAGAATGCATCAAACGAAGTCAAGATCTTCACGAACGGTAACttcaagaactcaaacgagtaCACAAGCAACAGTCTTGCAATTTTTAGCTCATTTGAGTCTATTGCTACGATGGGATCGATCGGGAGACGTCGTTTGCTGAATCTTGATGATGCACCAGAATGGCTATCTTTTGGAGATAGGAGACTGCTGCAAACTAAGAGTTCTAGTATAAAGCCGGACGCCGTGGTGGCTAAAGATGGGTCGGGGCACTACAAGACCATTAAGGCAGCACTTAAGGCTGTTCCTGACAAAAGCAAGAATAGATTTGTTATATACGTGAAAAAGGGTGTTTATTATGAGAATGTGAAGGTCGAGAAGTCCAAATGgaatgtgatgatgtttggtgATGGGGAGAAAGTTACCATTGTTTCCGGGAGTCTTAACGTTATTGATGGCACTCCCACTTTTCAATCGGCAACTTTTG CTGTGCTGGGGCAAGGTTTCATGGCCAGAGATATGGGATTCCGCAACAACGCCGGTCCGGCCAAACATCAAGCAGTGGCCCTCATGTCCACCGCCGACTACTCCATCTTCTACCGCTGCACCATGGACGCCTTCCAAGACACACTCTACGTCCACTCCAACCGCCAATTCTACAGCCAATGCAATATCTATGGCACCGTGGACTTCATCTTTGGAAACTCGGCCGTCGTCATTCAAAACTGCAGCATTCTGCCCAAGAAACCCATGCCTGGCCAGCAGAACACGATAACTGCCCAAGGCAAGTTCGACCCGAATCAGAACACCGGTATCTCGATCCAGAACTGCAACATTACACCTGCTGCTAGCCTTGCCGGAGTCAGCAGTTACTTGGGTCGGCCATGGAAGAACTACTCCACCACTGTTTACATTGGAAACTCGATCGGAAGCTTCATCGATCCCAAGGGGTGGTTGCCTTGGGTTGGCACAACAGCACCCAGCACTATATATTATGCGGAGTTTCAGAACTCGGGGCCTGGTGCTGTGACCAAGAACAGGGTTAACTGGAAGGGTTTGAAGCTGAATCTCAATGCTGGACAGGTTAAGAAGTTTACAGTTGGGCCGTTCATTCAAGGGGACAAATGGATTCCGGCAACAGGAGTGACTTACAAATCGGGTCTTTAA
- the LOC140982283 gene encoding 65-kDa microtubule-associated protein 3-like isoform X2, whose protein sequence is MLKGESNWLTQMGTTCDSLLNELQIIWDEVGESDAERDRLLLELEQECLEAYRRKVDQANRGRAQLRKDIADAEAELAAICSAMGERPVHIRQSDHIPANLKAELRAILPQIEEMRKRKLDRKNLFVQVLEKIQCIKNEINGSMGFASVNTIMDETDLSLRKLDELQKELQVLHEEKNGRLKLVMDHMNCLYSLCSVLGLDFKHTVNEIHPSLGDSEASKNINSDTIKQLGIAIQRLRETKIHRMQQLQDLTTSLLELWNLMDTPIEEQQLFQKATCNVASSEDEITEPDMLSTDFITYVKTEVSRLEELKVSKMKELVLKKKAELEDICRKTHLIVESDSTVDIAVDAIESVDAAYVLEQIELQIARVKEEALGRKEILEKVEKWKAACEEESWLEEYNRDDNRYNAGRGTHLTLKRAERARALVNKLPAMVDALASKTIAWENEKGVDFVYDGVRLLSMLEGYTLLRQEKELEHKRQRDQKKLQGQLLTEQEALYGSKPSPMKNQNVKKAPRLSCGGASNRRLSLGGHMLQTPKSDDMPHSAKATPNTRNAKRRDRTNQDRKRDDGFSTLSSGSFLDVSGRIAMEITCHPVKKNSLNSSNAREIESPIMRKPFSPISSMDSSKFNATNTMEDLNKKYVMSQKILAPFSTPSKMISTTDEENRTPQTIAAAVPSTPSTISVPMKMAITPAPSVAKSVEEEIEYSFEERRAGFLLTRSRQMNVIQA, encoded by the exons ATGCTGAAGGGTGAAAGCAACTGGCTTACACAAATGGGAACAACGTGTGACTCTCTTCTGAATGAACTCCAG ATAATATGGGATGAAGTGGGGGAATCTGATGCTGAAAGGGACAGATTGTTACTTGAACTTGAACAAGAATGTTTAGAGGCCTACAGAAGGAAAGTGGATCAAGCAAACAGGGGCAGAGCTCAGCTGCGGAAAGATATTGCTGATGCCGAAGCAGAGCTTGCAGCCATCTGCTCGGCAATGGGAGAGCGGCCAGTACACATTAGGCAG TCTGATCACATCCCAGCAAATTTGAAGGCTGAACTCAGAGCAATTCTTCCACAGATAGAGGAGATGCGGAAGAGGAAATTGGATCGCAAAAATCTATTTGTACAGGTCCTGGAGAAGATACAGTGTATTAAGAATGAAATCAATGGGTCAATGGGATTTGCTTCTGTTAACACTATAATGGATGAAACTGATTTGTCTTTAAGAAAGCTTGATGAATTGCAGAAAGAGCTGCAGGTTCTTCACGAAGAAAAG AATGGACGCCTGAAGCTGGTGATGGACCACATGAATTGTTTATACTCACTGTGCTCAGTCCTTGGCCTAGATTTCAAGCATACAGTCAATGAGATTCATCCAAGTTTGGGGGATTCTGAAGCTTCAAAAAATATTAACAGTGACACAATAAAACAGTTGGGGATTGCTATACAAAGACTGCGAGAGACCAAAATTCACAGAATGCAGCAG TTGCAAGATCTCACAACTTCACTTCTGGAGCTTTGGAATTTGATGGACACGCCCATTGAAGAGCAACAGCTATTTCAGAAAGCTACGTGCAACGTAGCTTCTTCAGAAGATGAGATAACCGAGCCAGACATGCTTTCTACTGACTTTATTACTTAT GTCAAAACAGAAGTTTCTCGATTGGAAGAGTTGAAAGTGAGCAAAATGAAGGAGCTTGTTTTGAAAAAGAAGGCAGAGCTAGAAGATATTTGTAGGAAAACACATTTAATCGTAGAATCAGATAGCACAGTGGACATTGCCGTAGATGCTATTGAATCTG ttgatgCTGCTTATGTACTTGAACAAATTGAGCTTCAAATAGCTAGAGTTAAAGAAGAGGCTCTTGGCAGGAAGGAAATTCTTGAAAAGGTTGAGAAGTGGAAGGCTGCATGTGAGGAAGAGAGCTGGCTTGAGGAGTATAATAGG GATGATAACCGTTATAATGCTGGGAGAGGTACTCATCTTACCCTGAAACGAGCTGAAAGAGCTCGCGCCTTGGTCAATAAACTTCCAG CGATGGTGGATGCATTGGCTTCAAAAACAATAGCATGGGAAAATGAAAAGGGAGTTGACTTTGTTTATGATGGC GTTCGTCTGCTTTCAATGCTTGAAGGGTATACACTTTTACGGCAAGAAAAAGAACTTGAGCACAAAAGACAGAGA GATCAGAAAAAACTTCAGGGACAGTTGCTGACGGAGCAAGAAGCTCTTTATGGTTCAAAACCAAGCCCTATGAAGAACCAGAATGTTAAGAAAGCTCCACGATTGTCATGTGGTGGTGCAAGCAATAGGAGACTCTCTCTTGGAGGACATATGCTACAAACTCCAAAGTCTGATGATATGCCACATTCTGCAAAAGCTACTCCTAATACACGTAATGCTAAAAGAAGGGATCGTACAAACCAAGACCGAAAAAGGGATGATGGATTTTCAACTCTCTCGTCTGGTTCGTTTCTGGATGTATCTG GGAGGATAGCTATGGAAATAACTTGTCATCCAGTAAAAAAGAACTCCCTGAACTCATCAAATGCTCGTGAAATAGAGTCGCCAATTATGCGAAAACCATTTTCTCCCATTTCTTCCATGGATTCCTCAAAGTTCAACGCAACAAATACAATGGAAGACCTGAACAAAAAATACGTGATGTCACAGAAGATACTCGCACCGTTTAGTACTCCTTCCAAAATGATTTCTACCACTGATGAAGAGAATAGAACTCCCCAAACAATTGCTGCAGCAGTACCTTCAACACCTTCAACTATATCTGTCCCAATGAAGATGGCCATAACACCCGCTCCATCTGTGGCCAAGTCagttgaagaagaaatcgaATACTCTTTTGAGGAGAGGAGAGCTGGATTTCTGTTGACCAGATCACGTCAAATGAATGTGATACAAGCCTAG
- the LOC140982929 gene encoding uncharacterized protein — translation MTKLGFASSFVALIMRCISSVVYSIRVNQAVYGKIRPQRGIRQGDPLSPYLFTICAQGLSTILTQAEHVSLFQGVKIASNFPSISHLFFADDSLIFFRALDTECLHIKKCLQIYEKASGQLVNYDKSALTFSPSASANTINAISRIFQIAVVKGHELYLGLPTFSLRSKRIQFAGLRERLLKKINGWSSKLFSAGGKETLIKSVLQAIQSYAMSCFKLLVSLCLELEQCCFKFWWKSNSSGEGMHWIKWRSMCKPKQYGGMGFRSLLDFNRALLAKQVWRIICDPASLMAKILKARYFRHGDILTAQLGSKPSYIWRSILWSRGLIPKGVRWRVGNGLRIKAYPGKWIASLASGKSSMEGSNESLMVSELILPDRTWNVDKVRSLFPSFEADSILDLPLHNHNTDDIRYWKWGRDGQYSVKSGYLLEIGCFDPHESQSGSGIECVKDGYSMSEFEHFAMLAWAVWIGICKAKHSEHSSLPDLKVNWAISYLSQFQEARKMNGTLQESSLKTKSKCWEPPPSGHLRLDVDVGFNEILGLCSAAAVIRNHRGIICAAAAECYRLSGTVWMRKSGRSTLE, via the exons ATGACCAAGCTGGGGTTTGCTTCGAGCTTTGTGGCTCTTATTATGAGATGTATCTCATCAGTTGTCTACTCTATTAGAGTTAACCAGGCTGTCTATGGTAAAATTCGCCCTCAACGTGGTATTAGACAAGGTGATCCTTTATCGCCATATCTGTTTACAATATGTGCTCAAGGCCTGTCAACGATTCTCACTCAAGCGGAGCATGTTTCCTTGTTTCAGGGAGTTAAGATTGCATCTAATTTCCCTTCTATTTCCCACTTGTTTTTTGCCGATGACAGTCTCATATTTTTTCGTGCTTTGGACACAGAGTGTCTACATATTAAAAAGTGCCTGCAGATTTACGAAAAAGCATCGGGACAACTTGTGAATTATGATAAATCTGCACTCACCTTCAGCCCGAGTGCTTCAGCAAATACTATTAATGCGATCAGCAGAATCTTTCAGATTGCGGTGGTAAAGGGTCATGAGTTATACTTGGGGCTTCCTACATTTTCATTGCGAAGTAAAAGAATCCAATTTGCAGGGTTGAGGGAGAGACTtctaaagaaaataaatggtTGGTCTTCTAAGTTATTTTCAGCTGGGGGAAAAGAGACTCTTATCAAGTCCGTTCTACAAGCGATACAGTCGTATGCAATGTCATGTTTCAAACTGCTTGTTTCTCTGTGTCTTGAGTTGGAACAATGCTGTTTCAAATTCTGGTGGAAGTCCAACTCGTCTGGGGAAGGCATGCATTGGATCAAATGGAGGAGTATGTGCAAACCTAAACAATATGGAGGTATGGGTTTTCGGAGCCTATTGGATTTCAACCGAGCACTGTTGGCAAAACAAGTCTGGAGGATAATTTGCGATCCCGCATCGCTCATGGCCAAGATTCTTAAAGCTAGGTATTTTAGACATGGTGACATACTGACTGCTCAGTTAGGATCGAAACCTTCGTATATTTGGAGATCAATACTGTGGAGCCGTGGGTTGATTCCGAAAGGTGTTCGATGGCGGGTTGGGAATGGTCTTCGGATTAAAGCATACCCAGGTAAATGGATAGCCTCGTTAGCTTCTGGCAAAAGTTCTATGGAAGGATCTAATGAATCGCTGATGGTTAGTGAGCTAATATTACCAGACAGAACTTGGAATGTGGATAAGGTACGCAGTTTATTTCCTTCTTTTGAGGCAGATAGTATTCTGGATTTACCATTGCATAATCATAACACAGATGATATTAGATATTGGAAATGGGGTCGGGATGGCCAATATTCGGTTAAATCTGGTTACCTTCTCGAGATAGGGTGTTTTGATCCCCATGAATCTCAGTCGGGTTCTGGAATTGAGTG TGTTAAAGATGGATACTCGATGTCTGAGTTTGAACACTTTGCTATGCTTGCGTGGGCTGTATGGATAGGGATATGCAAGGCTAAGCATAGTGAACACAGCTCACTACCTGATTTGAAAGTTAATTGGGCCATATCCTATCTCAGTCAATTCCAGGAAGCTCGCAAAATGAATGGGACTCTTCAGGAATCATCTTTAAAGACGAAATCAAAGTGTTGGGAGCCTCCTCCTTCAGGTCATCTCCGTCTCGATGTTGATGTAGGATTTAATGAGATATTGGGATTGTGTAGTGCAGCTGCTGTGATTCGCAACCATCGGGGTATTATCTGTGCAGCAGCTGCCGAGTGCTACCGATTGTCTGGCACGGTTTGGATGCGAAAATCCGGGCGATCAACTTTGGAATGA